The genome window CTGATTGACAAACCGCTCGCCTGGACGCTCGGCGTCCTGCCGTCGGGGCGGTCCCTCGCCCACTCGCTGTTCACCCTCCTCCTGCTCGCCGTGGTCCTGCACCGCGTCGCCGCGTGGTATCGCCGAACGGACCTCTCGGTTGCGTTCACTCTCGGCGCGTTCGAGCACACGCTGACGGACATGAGCCCGACGGCGGTGGCCGGGCTACTCGGCGGCGACCTGACGCAGGTCCAGTGGCTCCGGTTCCTGGTCTGGCCACTCCGGCCACCGCCGCCATACGCCAACGATACCTCCTTCGTCGAGCAGTTCGCGTCGCTCTCCGTCGAGCCGTACGTCCTGTTCCAGTTCGGGCTGTTCGGCCTCGCCGTCGCCGTGTGGCTCGTCCAGGGCGCGCCCGGACTCCGGTCGGTCACTCGGCGAAGCAA of Haloarcula sp. DT43 contains these proteins:
- a CDS encoding metal-dependent hydrolase translates to MWPWGHLAVAYLVYVGYARSDPSRRQTAGTLTALAVGSQFPDLIDKPLAWTLGVLPSGRSLAHSLFTLLLLAVVLHRVAAWYRRTDLSVAFTLGAFEHTLTDMSPTAVAGLLGGDLTQVQWLRFLVWPLRPPPPYANDTSFVEQFASLSVEPYVLFQFGLFGLAVAVWLVQGAPGLRSVTRRSKALVAAVSD